One part of the Sulfolobales archaeon genome encodes these proteins:
- a CDS encoding RNA-guided pseudouridylation complex pseudouridine synthase subunit Cbf5 — protein sequence MSIGEGLRFIRSLDERGGIKAEYLVKHEEEESEYGVYPWKRPIRSHIEYGVINLDKPPGPTSHEVTAWVKKMLNISKAGHAGTLDPGVSGVLPIALEKATKIIGIVTHTYKEYITLMQLHGDVEYDRLLKVISMFIGEIYQKPPLRSSVKRAVRKRRVHDIEVLEVDGRKILMRVKTDPGTYIRKLCHDIGLILGVGAHMRELRRIATGPFREDETLVTLHRLSEAIYLFKNGDEAMLRKVILPIEYMVSHLPKIIIRNSAVGSIAHGAMLAVPGIAMVNKSIRKGDLVAILTVKGELVAVGVAEMSGEEMIFRDKGVAVRIKRVVMPPGIYPDIWKKLKKDLTSSPP from the coding sequence ATGAGTATCGGAGAGGGTTTAAGATTTATAAGAAGCCTAGATGAGAGAGGGGGTATAAAGGCTGAGTATCTAGTGAAACACGAGGAGGAGGAGTCTGAATATGGTGTTTATCCGTGGAAGAGACCCATAAGATCGCATATAGAGTATGGTGTTATAAACCTCGATAAACCCCCCGGCCCTACGAGTCATGAGGTAACTGCATGGGTTAAGAAGATGCTTAACATCTCCAAGGCAGGACATGCAGGCACCCTAGACCCAGGCGTCTCAGGCGTGCTTCCCATAGCGCTTGAGAAGGCTACTAAAATCATAGGGATTGTTACACATACATATAAGGAATACATTACGCTTATGCAGCTCCACGGTGATGTGGAATATGATAGGCTATTGAAGGTGATCTCGATGTTTATCGGTGAGATCTATCAGAAGCCACCCCTAAGATCCTCTGTGAAGAGGGCTGTGAGAAAGAGAAGGGTTCATGATATAGAGGTTTTAGAGGTTGATGGTAGAAAGATCCTTATGAGGGTTAAGACGGATCCTGGAACATATATTAGGAAGCTATGTCACGATATAGGCCTTATACTAGGTGTTGGAGCGCATATGAGGGAGCTGAGGAGAATAGCTACGGGACCCTTTAGAGAGGATGAGACGCTAGTTACTCTTCATAGGCTCTCAGAGGCTATATATCTTTTTAAAAACGGTGATGAGGCTATGCTGAGGAAAGTCATATTACCTATAGAGTATATGGTGTCCCACCTACCAAAAATTATTATCAGGAATAGTGCTGTAGGATCTATAGCCCATGGGGCAATGCTTGCGGTACCTGGTATCGCTATGGTTAATAAATCAATTAGAAAGGGTGATCTAGTAGCCATCTTAACTGTTAAGGGTGAACTGGTTGCAGTAGGTGTTGCTGAGATGAGTGGTGAGGAGATGATTTTCAGGGATAAGGGGGTGGCTGTGAGGATTAAAAGGGTTGTAATGCCCCCAGGAATATATCCAGATATATGGAAGAAGCTTAAAAAGGATCTGACCTCCTCCCCGCCCTAA
- a CDS encoding fibrillarin-like rRNA/tRNA 2'-O-methyltransferase has product MSEPVKIYEHPNYKGVYVVELEDGSARLATKNLVPGKRVYGERLFRYGDSEYREWNAYRSKLAGALLKGLKELPISLGSRVLYLGAGSGTTPSHVSDIVGKEGVVYAVEFAPRVMREFLVVAEDRKNIVPILADARIPTRYRYIVETVDVLYADIAQPDQAAIVSDNAKFFLKDGGYLLMAVKARSIDVTMEPSEVYKREIDVLKSNGFEILDVVHLEPFDKDHAMVYAVWRRKA; this is encoded by the coding sequence TTGTCAGAACCTGTAAAGATCTATGAGCACCCTAACTACAAGGGCGTATATGTTGTGGAACTCGAAGACGGCTCTGCAAGGCTCGCAACGAAGAACCTTGTCCCAGGTAAAAGGGTATATGGGGAGAGGCTGTTTAGATATGGCGATAGTGAGTATAGGGAGTGGAATGCATATAGAAGTAAGCTGGCAGGAGCTCTTCTAAAAGGTTTAAAGGAGCTCCCCATATCCCTTGGATCCAGGGTTCTCTATCTAGGCGCAGGATCCGGGACAACCCCTAGCCATGTTTCAGATATAGTTGGTAAAGAAGGTGTTGTATATGCCGTGGAGTTTGCACCAAGAGTTATGAGGGAGTTCCTAGTTGTTGCTGAGGATAGAAAGAATATAGTGCCTATACTGGCCGATGCTAGAATCCCCACTAGATATAGATATATCGTGGAAACAGTTGATGTTCTATATGCTGACATAGCACAGCCTGATCAGGCAGCGATAGTATCGGATAATGCTAAGTTCTTCCTGAAAGACGGAGGATATCTATTAATGGCTGTAAAGGCTAGGAGCATAGATGTTACTATGGAGCCTAGCGAGGTTTATAAGAGGGAGATAGATGTTCTTAAAAGCAACGGCTTCGAAATATTAGATGTTGTCCATCTAGAACCATTCGATAAGGATCATGCTATGGTATATGCTGTGTGGAGGAGAAAGGCCTAG
- a CDS encoding C/D box methylation guide ribonucleoprotein complex aNOP56 subunit (functions along with aFIB and aL7a; guides 2'-O-methylation of ribose to specific sites in RNAs), producing MSGDRSAAGEARFYIAEHFLGVFMLDSAGEVILYELRSKDLSSLVESLWTRSEGKLDEVYTKFIEKLKSSEEYRKAFYVVEEPEVARALIAEGFNVSIDPYNNVFALFRERILDLYVKIGIFKNVDEARKYIRDVSLELSRRGLRRVATKRDLLAIQSIRAIDDIDKTINLFAARLREWYSIHFPELDQIVGDHMLYAKIVNSIGDRSLMDEDSLKRIGVSESLAKRIASMSKKSIGADLSEFDLRPIQTLAKIMLELSELRSYLTDYNTLVMKEVAPNVTELVGPLLGARLLSLAGSLEELAKMPASTIQVLGAEKALFRALRTGGKPPKHGVIFQFPEIHRAPRWQRGKIARALATKLAIAARVDFFTGRFIGDRLKKILMERIDEIKKLYQKPPPREERVQRAEKRQRRKK from the coding sequence GTGAGTGGTGATCGCTCTGCAGCTGGTGAGGCTAGGTTCTATATTGCAGAGCATTTCTTAGGGGTTTTCATGTTAGATAGTGCTGGTGAAGTGATTCTCTATGAACTAAGGTCTAAGGATCTATCATCTCTTGTAGAGTCTCTCTGGACTAGAAGTGAGGGTAAACTTGATGAGGTATATACCAAGTTTATTGAGAAGCTCAAATCTTCTGAGGAGTATAGGAAGGCCTTCTATGTAGTTGAGGAGCCTGAGGTTGCTCGAGCTCTTATTGCTGAGGGATTCAATGTCTCAATAGATCCTTACAACAATGTTTTCGCCCTTTTCAGGGAGAGGATCTTAGATCTATATGTTAAAATTGGTATATTTAAAAACGTTGATGAGGCTAGGAAGTACATTAGGGATGTTTCTTTAGAGCTCTCTAGAAGGGGGCTTAGGAGGGTTGCTACTAAAAGGGATCTGCTGGCGATCCAGAGTATAAGGGCTATAGATGATATAGATAAGACTATTAATCTATTTGCAGCAAGGCTTAGAGAATGGTATAGCATCCACTTCCCCGAGCTAGATCAGATAGTAGGGGATCATATGCTCTATGCGAAGATTGTGAATAGTATAGGGGATAGATCCTTGATGGATGAGGATAGTCTAAAGAGGATAGGGGTTAGCGAATCTCTGGCAAAGAGGATAGCTAGTATGTCTAAGAAGAGCATCGGTGCAGATCTCTCGGAATTCGATCTTAGACCGATACAGACGCTTGCGAAGATAATGTTAGAGCTAAGCGAGTTGAGATCATATTTAACGGATTATAATACACTTGTAATGAAAGAGGTAGCACCAAACGTTACGGAGCTTGTAGGCCCCCTCCTAGGTGCGAGGCTTCTAAGCCTAGCAGGAAGTTTAGAGGAGCTCGCTAAGATGCCTGCTAGCACGATCCAGGTGCTGGGGGCTGAGAAAGCCCTTTTCAGAGCACTCAGAACAGGTGGAAAGCCTCCTAAGCATGGAGTTATATTCCAGTTCCCAGAGATTCATAGGGCTCCTAGATGGCAGAGGGGTAAGATAGCAAGGGCTCTAGCAACTAAGCTGGCTATTGCTGCGAGGGTCGACTTCTTCACAGGCAGATTCATAGGTGATAGGTTGAAGAAGATATTGATGGAGAGAATAGATGAGATTAAGAAGCTATATCAGAAGCCTCCACCCAGAGAAGAGAGGGTTCAGAGGGCTGAGAAGAGGCAGAGAAGGAAAAAATAG